The following proteins are encoded in a genomic region of Mycoplasmopsis columbinasalis:
- a CDS encoding YlxR family protein — protein MMKTETRRKCFISGEFHSTRDLLRFNYTKTTGEIVLDVNNQLKGRGVYFFPTAENWNKIVKTKGLNRIFRTNVAKEIYTTIDEELKELNLWVKLKD, from the coding sequence ATGATGAAGACTGAAACTAGACGCAAGTGTTTTATTTCTGGTGAATTTCATAGTACAAGAGATTTGCTACGCTTTAATTACACCAAAACAACTGGGGAAATTGTGCTTGATGTCAACAACCAACTAAAAGGACGGGGAGTTTACTTTTTTCCCACTGCGGAAAATTGAAATAAAATCGTCAAAACTAAGGGCCTCAACCGCATTTTTCGCACTAATGTCGCAAAAGAAATTTACACCACAATCGATGAAGAGTTAAAGGAGTTAAATCTATGAGTAAAATTAAAAGATTAA
- a CDS encoding cation:proton antiporter family protein codes for MNAFFNFTSNVSFWWLPLVVFFLTLGVEFVWGFFLGGRTALTRSLKNIFIYVLALVFAILFTKYLAGLLITKLLNAFHITVDSMSLQFHSLTRKLIVFIAFTVAFGVFSFLGQIIFWIAFLIVRSSRNKKQKVSKFKQWKNEVKNSKKVVFNTNEEYVLHNAKIKKLKGKIFRSRLLGGGISLLAGFPVAVLATNASSFVNHTGSFVRINDQMLKVMSFGTMEGISKYSPAAQAIYNGATNVERLKSGFQAILERIQNKANYDLSNIQSLIDTKISNGQYEITFYPYLEDDAQNKTISPQEAQNIEFVQKTMSLLAQTPESTSLLETVLLVLKSQLQNIRQEFKKALDELADTIEKFTLDVTDIKFKLVDETNFNAEKPNISFTQFKGQSYASLRKTIYEVLRDPDAEVPKGNAGKLKGSPNRYNYFMYKIITQLIFGYELENEPTSANSNSSTSLNPTPTPTPSANADENLPDSIPDNALELLSGL; via the coding sequence ATGAACGCATTTTTTAATTTCACTAGCAATGTTTCATTTTGATGACTTCCTCTTGTAGTCTTTTTTCTTACACTTGGTGTAGAGTTCGTTTGAGGTTTCTTTCTTGGTGGTAGAACTGCTTTAACTAGGAGTTTGAAAAACATTTTTATTTATGTTCTTGCCTTGGTTTTTGCAATTTTATTTACTAAATATCTTGCCGGTTTACTGATAACAAAGTTGTTAAATGCTTTCCATATAACCGTCGACTCGATGTCTTTACAATTTCACTCTTTGACAAGAAAATTAATTGTTTTCATTGCCTTCACAGTTGCCTTTGGTGTTTTTAGTTTCCTAGGCCAAATTATTTTCTGAATTGCCTTTCTAATTGTGCGTTCTTCACGTAACAAAAAACAAAAAGTTTCCAAGTTTAAACAATGAAAAAATGAAGTCAAAAACAGTAAAAAAGTTGTTTTCAATACGAACGAAGAATACGTTTTACACAATGCTAAAATTAAAAAACTTAAAGGTAAAATTTTCCGTTCACGCCTATTGGGTGGTGGTATTAGCTTATTAGCGGGTTTTCCTGTAGCAGTTTTAGCAACTAATGCAAGTTCATTTGTTAACCACACTGGTAGTTTTGTGCGCATTAATGACCAAATGTTAAAAGTGATGAGCTTTGGTACTATGGAAGGTATTAGTAAATATTCGCCAGCAGCGCAAGCAATTTATAATGGCGCAACAAATGTCGAACGACTTAAAAGTGGTTTTCAAGCAATTTTAGAACGCATTCAAAATAAAGCTAACTATGATTTAAGTAACATTCAAAGTTTGATTGATACCAAAATAAGTAATGGTCAATATGAAATTACTTTCTATCCTTACTTAGAAGATGATGCACAAAATAAAACTATAAGCCCGCAAGAGGCACAAAACATCGAGTTCGTGCAAAAAACAATGTCTTTATTAGCACAAACTCCTGAATCAACTAGTTTGCTCGAGACAGTTTTACTGGTGTTAAAATCACAACTGCAAAATATACGCCAAGAATTTAAAAAAGCTTTAGATGAATTAGCTGATACCATCGAAAAATTCACTTTAGATGTGACTGATATCAAATTTAAATTAGTTGACGAAACAAACTTTAATGCCGAAAAACCGAACATAAGTTTCACACAGTTTAAAGGTCAATCATACGCAAGCTTACGTAAAACTATTTACGAAGTGTTGCGTGATCCAGATGCTGAAGTGCCTAAAGGTAATGCAGGTAAACTTAAAGGTAGTCCTAATAGATATAACTACTTTATGTACAAAATTATTACTCAACTTATTTTCGGTTATGAACTTGAAAACGAACCAACAAGTGCGAATTCAAACTCAAGTACAAGTTTAAACCCAACTCCAACTCCAACTCCAAGCGCTAACGCGGACGAAAACTTACCTGATTCAATTCCCGACAATGCACTTGAGTTATTAAGTGGACTATAA
- a CDS encoding adenine phosphoribosyltransferase, protein MNYEKYIRTVYDFPTPGVEFKDISPLLFDADAFHQAIEEMAAACKDCDVIIGADARGFVFGAAIALRLKKPFLMARKKHKLPGDVVTIEYGLEYGKNTLELQTGFLQPGQKVAVCDDVLATGGTNEAVVRLAEQNGAKVEKVVVLVELAYLDGRKRLEDQGYQVHSLVQYHQ, encoded by the coding sequence GTGAATTACGAAAAATATATTAGAACTGTTTACGACTTTCCAACCCCTGGAGTGGAATTTAAAGACATTTCACCTTTACTTTTTGACGCTGATGCCTTTCACCAAGCGATCGAAGAAATGGCCGCGGCGTGCAAAGATTGTGATGTTATTATTGGCGCTGACGCCCGTGGGTTTGTCTTTGGTGCTGCCATTGCGCTTCGACTCAAAAAACCATTCCTTATGGCACGGAAAAAACACAAACTTCCAGGTGATGTGGTAACTATTGAATATGGTTTGGAATATGGTAAAAACACATTAGAACTACAAACTGGTTTCTTACAACCTGGCCAAAAAGTAGCAGTGTGTGATGATGTTTTAGCGACCGGTGGCACGAACGAAGCAGTAGTTCGTTTAGCTGAACAAAATGGCGCTAAAGTTGAAAAAGTGGTAGTGCTAGTTGAACTTGCTTACTTAGACGGACGTAAACGTCTTGAAGACCAGGGTTACCAAGTTCACTCACTAGTTCAATATCACCAGTAA
- a CDS encoding nucleotidyltransferase yields MAVGIVVEYNPFHNGHIRQLNWIKSNFPNEKIIVVMSEKYSQRGEIIVVPYKVRVKFAKKYGVDQVLPLTFEETVQAAHIFAKNAIQKLYAAGVDKLVFGSESNDVTKMKQLAANIITHKATLDTKIKHYIKAEKLGYPKAYALATKDIFGEAFEQPNDILGMEYIKYILENNLPIDIFTIKRNVEFHSLETTEHYASATFLRALIKQKGDLSPFSPLPNKFRDRTDKFYRQFQKILTKTPIAKLQTIPLVSEGIENLLLKNVQIATYDKFVDTCTSKRYTRSKIKRIMAWIVEKKWAK; encoded by the coding sequence ATGGCAGTCGGTATTGTAGTTGAATATAACCCATTTCATAATGGCCACATTCGCCAATTAAATTGAATAAAAAGTAATTTTCCTAACGAAAAAATTATTGTGGTTATGAGCGAAAAATATTCTCAGCGTGGCGAAATAATTGTTGTTCCTTACAAAGTACGCGTTAAATTCGCTAAAAAATACGGTGTCGACCAAGTCTTACCACTTACTTTTGAGGAAACTGTGCAAGCTGCACATATTTTTGCGAAAAATGCCATACAAAAACTTTATGCTGCTGGCGTGGACAAACTAGTTTTTGGTAGCGAAAGCAACGATGTTACCAAAATGAAACAGTTAGCCGCAAACATAATTACACATAAAGCGACTCTTGACACAAAAATTAAGCATTATATTAAAGCAGAAAAATTAGGTTATCCAAAAGCATATGCATTGGCAACTAAAGATATTTTTGGCGAAGCCTTCGAACAACCAAATGATATTCTGGGCATGGAATATATTAAATATATTCTCGAAAACAACTTACCTATAGATATATTCACAATTAAGCGTAACGTTGAGTTTCATTCACTAGAAACAACTGAGCACTATGCTTCAGCCACTTTTTTGCGTGCTTTAATCAAACAAAAAGGTGATCTTAGTCCCTTTTCACCTTTGCCAAACAAATTTCGTGATCGCACAGATAAGTTTTATCGTCAATTTCAAAAGATTTTAACCAAAACACCTATCGCAAAGTTACAAACGATACCTTTAGTTAGTGAAGGAATCGAAAATTTACTACTTAAAAACGTGCAAATTGCTACTTACGACAAATTTGTTGATACTTGTACGTCGAAACGTTATACACGTAGTAAAATCAAACGAATTATGGCTTGAATTGTTGAAAAGAAATGAGCAAAATAG
- a CDS encoding ECF transporter S component has protein sequence MAQELGIKTQDNAEIRKRKKHKRASKLGLNSFTIQRLVFIATYFALFLISGFTIYFGYIPLATTTLTYLPVILVVATVHLGVVGALCSGLFFGISSFIAAMLVGAIAYQMPDISILSRVLLGVAVAGIYKALKADRKMALWKFMVMSVSATILNIAFVLTIRYIHNSIAEIKGTLPIIEWIITHPVTLIAEPLMAILFSILLYHLVMYLRKKYLHKKELIYGAQEAKSEVVTMSNQNEELLTTQSETGVPAPTKSKKELKQIAKQAAKDAKAERKAKKAKQKQQEAPVEANVGDELNASVSNEVNADENDQVVTKKPPKLTKKLLKPNVKPKNKHVKLLTKHKTPLQLLLKNHKKLNQVYVNCGKQNVKKNGFKNVLNVNLTSSLWAMMRLYFEKNRRLNKFVT, from the coding sequence ATGGCACAAGAACTAGGTATTAAAACTCAAGACAACGCCGAGATACGTAAGCGCAAAAAGCACAAACGAGCGAGCAAACTTGGGCTTAATTCATTCACAATTCAACGGTTAGTTTTCATCGCAACCTACTTTGCATTGTTCCTAATTTCTGGTTTTACCATTTATTTTGGTTACATTCCACTAGCAACCACAACGTTAACTTACTTACCAGTCATTTTGGTTGTTGCTACAGTTCACTTAGGAGTTGTGGGAGCGCTTTGTTCTGGATTGTTCTTTGGTATTAGTTCCTTTATTGCGGCTATGCTTGTAGGTGCGATAGCTTATCAAATGCCAGATATTTCCATTTTGTCCAGGGTTTTACTTGGTGTAGCAGTAGCTGGTATTTACAAAGCACTTAAGGCTGACCGCAAGATGGCATTGTGAAAATTTATGGTGATGTCCGTAAGCGCAACTATTCTTAACATTGCCTTCGTACTCACGATTCGTTACATTCATAATTCCATTGCTGAAATTAAGGGAACCTTGCCAATCATAGAGTGAATTATCACACACCCAGTGACCTTAATTGCTGAGCCATTAATGGCAATACTCTTTAGTATTTTGCTCTACCACCTGGTGATGTATCTAAGGAAAAAATATTTGCACAAAAAAGAGCTAATTTATGGCGCTCAAGAAGCCAAAAGTGAGGTAGTTACTATGTCTAACCAAAACGAAGAATTATTAACAACTCAAAGCGAAACAGGTGTGCCTGCACCAACCAAATCAAAAAAAGAACTTAAACAAATCGCAAAACAAGCTGCTAAAGACGCTAAAGCTGAACGGAAAGCTAAGAAAGCCAAACAAAAACAGCAAGAGGCACCGGTTGAAGCTAATGTTGGTGATGAACTCAACGCGTCAGTTTCAAATGAAGTAAACGCTGATGAAAACGACCAAGTAGTAACCAAAAAACCACCAAAGCTGACAAAAAAGTTGCTAAAGCCGAACGTAAAGCCCAAAAACAAGCACGTAAAACTGCTGACAAAACACAAAACGCCACTCCAACTGCTGCTGAAGAACCACAAGAAGTTAAACCAAGTGTACGTCAACTGCGGAAAGCAAAACGTAAAGAAGAACGGATTCAAAAACGTATTAAACGTCAATCTGACTTCGAGTTTATGAGCGATGATGAGGCTTTACTTTGAGAAAAACCGACGCTTGAACAAATTCGTGACTTAA
- the nusA gene encoding transcription termination/antitermination protein NusA — MKKEKTPEQIEREYSKKMYGAIKAYSDSMKLPLEQMVELFSEEITNIINKKIDPEANIVLEIDPKKEQILTYNTNTLVVEDEAFDPEDYAQAIYNVPLSKALKVDKKAQVDDEIKVRVNLSLLSESPSPEVKQVLKIVQQSLIQRIKTFQKTLLFNTYSQKIGQKIYVEFTSKNKDGSWNVKICQDGATVYLPASMISAKRKVQPGYKCDVIIEEVDEFSKLSQIKVSLDSPAMVRTELIENIPELNQGLIEIVGVFRRPGERTKVAVKKADATTVDFDLYGALIGPGGQRINNISKKLDGEKLDIVQWSPEIKTYVANAMSPSNVVDVIAKNPNDDNPRQFYVIVPNQDLTPAIGKKGINVLLASSLTRTQLDVLSVQQAEEKGLVFDHSKLEQLTQSGARRNVGRKKLENVKTNKTRTKNPSPFQELKVDMSSFDKDVAAFELEEQETFNTSQNLDFEELFNKFTETEANEELTEVKEEQPVPPVATVVKETKKDVENYKRAKKALENFQVDNDLANFGLDEELDFSDFDDEDWN; from the coding sequence ATGAAGAAAGAAAAAACTCCAGAACAAATTGAAAGAGAATATAGCAAAAAAATGTATGGAGCGATTAAAGCTTACAGTGATTCAATGAAACTACCATTAGAACAAATGGTAGAACTTTTTAGTGAAGAAATCACTAATATCATTAACAAAAAAATTGATCCTGAAGCTAACATCGTGCTTGAAATCGATCCTAAAAAAGAGCAAATTTTAACTTACAACACTAACACTTTGGTTGTTGAAGATGAAGCTTTTGATCCTGAAGATTATGCCCAAGCGATTTACAATGTGCCTTTAAGTAAAGCGCTCAAAGTAGACAAAAAAGCACAAGTTGATGATGAAATCAAAGTCCGTGTAAACTTAAGCTTGTTGTCAGAATCACCAAGTCCTGAGGTTAAACAAGTGTTGAAAATTGTGCAACAGTCATTAATTCAAAGAATTAAAACTTTCCAAAAAACTTTACTTTTCAATACTTATTCGCAAAAAATTGGTCAAAAAATTTATGTGGAATTTACTTCGAAAAATAAAGATGGTTCATGAAATGTCAAAATTTGTCAAGATGGAGCAACTGTATACTTACCTGCATCAATGATTAGTGCTAAACGGAAAGTACAACCAGGTTACAAGTGTGATGTAATTATTGAAGAAGTTGATGAGTTTTCAAAATTAAGTCAAATTAAAGTTTCACTTGATTCACCTGCAATGGTGCGCACTGAATTGATAGAGAATATTCCTGAACTTAACCAAGGCTTAATTGAAATTGTTGGTGTATTCCGTCGTCCGGGGGAAAGAACCAAGGTGGCTGTCAAAAAAGCTGACGCAACCACAGTTGATTTTGACTTGTATGGTGCTTTAATTGGGCCAGGTGGACAAAGAATTAACAATATTTCGAAAAAGTTAGATGGTGAAAAATTAGATATTGTGCAGTGAAGTCCAGAAATTAAAACTTACGTGGCCAATGCAATGTCGCCAAGTAATGTAGTTGATGTGATTGCAAAAAATCCTAATGATGACAATCCACGCCAATTTTATGTGATTGTGCCAAACCAAGACTTAACTCCTGCAATTGGGAAAAAAGGTATTAATGTTTTATTAGCTTCGAGTTTGACACGCACCCAACTGGATGTGCTTTCAGTGCAACAAGCTGAGGAAAAAGGTTTAGTCTTCGATCATAGTAAACTTGAACAATTGACTCAAAGTGGTGCGCGCCGCAATGTTGGCCGCAAAAAGTTGGAAAATGTCAAAACCAACAAGACACGTACCAAAAACCCATCTCCTTTCCAGGAACTCAAAGTTGATATGAGTTCTTTTGACAAAGATGTGGCTGCTTTTGAACTTGAAGAACAAGAAACTTTCAACACTAGTCAAAACCTTGACTTCGAAGAATTATTCAACAAGTTTACTGAAACTGAAGCTAATGAAGAACTTACAGAAGTTAAAGAAGAACAACCAGTTCCTCCAGTTGCAACAGTTGTAAAAGAAACTAAAAAAGATGTTGAGAATTACAAACGAGCTAAGAAAGCACTGGAAAACTTCCAGGTTGATAATGACCTAGCCAACTTTGGTCTTGACGAAGAACTTGATTTTAGTGACTTTGATGATGAAGACTGAAACTAG
- the infB gene encoding translation initiation factor IF-2, with translation MSKIKRLSNTEAVKAQLSNTKTEVKNGVFIFTNKMPLGEFANKIKLSANELIKYFMLKRKMYQINHVLEEEEIAEVCMEHGLDFRKEQNVDAGNFLNEVKFEDDPKLLTKRPPVVTVMGHVDHGKTTLVDYIRKTKVAQSESSGITQHTGAYQASHQNNKITFIDTPGHEAFSQMRSRGAKITDLIILVVAADDGVMPQTKEAIQLALDLNVPVVVFVNKMDKPNKNIDKIKNELLAAGLVTEEYGGNVPMIYGSAKLGDGVDSLLEQILLSTDILELKANKNRYPYGTVVESKIDRGVGATATLLIESGTLYRGDFIVAGSAYGRVKNLISSSTGQAIEEATPGMPVVITGLNVAPFAGERFIAFEDEKFAKKLAQEKAQIDKNKLLFNKSSQPQNGDETRKIINIIIRSDVQGTAEALREALHDMHNDEAVIHVLSAQAGEVSNNDLLIAQTSNALVINFNQKPSVNIKQSAKQLKVKLAYYNVLFKATEDMQALLDAQRTVVYEEKKIGTAVVIKLFKYSKVGIIAGCMMEDGVVKAHSKVKVLRRKKIVHDGVIDSLRRELNDVKEVETGKDFGTHIHKFDGVQLDDILEFYEDVPVPFKSSAKK, from the coding sequence ATGAGTAAAATTAAAAGATTAAGTAATACAGAAGCTGTCAAAGCACAATTATCAAATACCAAAACAGAAGTTAAAAACGGTGTGTTTATTTTTACTAACAAAATGCCGCTGGGTGAATTTGCAAACAAAATTAAACTTAGCGCCAACGAACTCATCAAGTATTTTATGCTTAAACGGAAGATGTACCAAATTAACCATGTGCTTGAAGAAGAAGAAATTGCTGAAGTGTGTATGGAACATGGTCTTGACTTCCGGAAGGAACAAAATGTTGATGCTGGGAACTTTTTAAACGAAGTTAAATTTGAAGATGATCCTAAACTGCTTACCAAACGGCCACCAGTAGTCACCGTGATGGGACACGTTGACCATGGAAAAACAACTTTAGTTGACTACATTCGTAAAACTAAAGTTGCTCAGAGTGAATCATCAGGCATTACTCAACACACTGGCGCTTACCAAGCTTCACACCAAAATAACAAAATAACCTTTATCGATACTCCTGGCCACGAAGCCTTTTCACAAATGAGATCGCGTGGTGCGAAAATTACTGACTTAATTATTCTTGTGGTTGCTGCCGATGATGGTGTGATGCCACAAACTAAAGAAGCCATTCAGTTAGCTCTTGATTTGAATGTACCAGTTGTTGTGTTTGTTAACAAAATGGACAAACCAAACAAAAACATTGACAAAATTAAAAATGAATTGCTTGCCGCTGGACTTGTGACTGAAGAATACGGTGGTAATGTCCCAATGATCTATGGTTCTGCTAAGTTAGGTGATGGTGTTGACTCGTTACTTGAACAGATTTTACTTTCAACTGATATCTTAGAACTTAAAGCTAATAAAAACAGATATCCTTATGGCACAGTGGTAGAAAGCAAAATTGACCGTGGTGTTGGCGCTACTGCAACCTTACTCATTGAAAGTGGTACCTTGTACCGCGGTGACTTTATTGTGGCTGGTTCAGCCTATGGTCGTGTGAAAAATTTAATTAGTTCTTCAACTGGACAAGCCATTGAAGAAGCAACACCAGGAATGCCAGTTGTAATTACCGGACTTAATGTGGCTCCTTTTGCTGGTGAAAGATTCATTGCTTTTGAAGATGAAAAATTTGCTAAAAAACTTGCCCAAGAAAAAGCACAAATTGACAAAAATAAATTGCTTTTCAACAAAAGTTCGCAACCACAAAATGGTGATGAAACAAGAAAAATTATTAACATTATTATCAGGTCAGACGTGCAAGGAACTGCCGAAGCTCTGAGAGAAGCATTACACGACATGCATAATGATGAAGCAGTTATTCATGTTTTAAGTGCTCAAGCTGGTGAAGTTTCTAATAATGACCTGTTAATTGCGCAAACGTCAAATGCGTTAGTAATTAATTTCAACCAAAAACCATCAGTAAACATTAAACAAAGTGCAAAGCAACTCAAAGTTAAACTTGCTTACTATAATGTTTTATTTAAAGCAACTGAAGATATGCAAGCTTTACTCGATGCTCAACGTACAGTGGTATACGAAGAGAAGAAAATTGGTACAGCTGTAGTAATTAAACTCTTCAAATACTCAAAAGTTGGTATTATTGCCGGCTGTATGATGGAAGATGGCGTGGTGAAAGCACACTCTAAAGTTAAAGTGCTCCGTCGAAAAAAAATTGTGCATGATGGAGTGATTGATTCACTTCGTCGTGAATTAAATGATGTCAAAGAAGTGGAAACTGGTAAAGATTTTGGAACACACATTCATAAATTTGACGGTGTGCAACTAGATGACATTCTCGAATTTTATGAAGATGTACCTGTACCATTTAAATCTTCTGCTAAAAAATAA
- a CDS encoding 23S rRNA (pseudouridine(1915)-N(3))-methyltransferase RlmH, with translation MRQIRLIYVGSYTPEFKKLFDEYIRKIGIFANVTTYEVKEFAQFKNIEEKKQRETKEILTTLNKIEGDNKVILLSLNGKEQSSTEFAHLIEQNTNLTFIIGGSDGVVEENFKTCTRLAFSKMTFPHQLFGVMLTEQIYRGFMIINNRKYHK, from the coding sequence ATGAGACAAATTAGGCTAATTTATGTGGGTTCCTACACACCGGAATTCAAAAAACTTTTTGACGAATACATACGTAAAATAGGAATCTTCGCTAATGTTACTACCTACGAAGTAAAAGAATTTGCGCAATTTAAAAACATCGAAGAAAAAAAACAACGCGAAACTAAAGAAATTTTAACTACTCTGAACAAAATAGAAGGTGACAACAAAGTGATATTGTTATCACTAAACGGTAAAGAGCAAAGCTCAACGGAATTTGCGCATTTGATTGAACAAAACACGAATTTAACTTTTATTATTGGCGGTTCTGATGGAGTTGTGGAAGAAAATTTCAAAACTTGTACACGGCTTGCTTTTTCCAAAATGACTTTTCCCCACCAACTTTTTGGTGTGATGCTCACTGAACAAATTTATCGCGGTTTTATGATTATTAATAATCGTAAATATCATAAATAA
- a CDS encoding LSm family protein, translating into MLWKKLLEDKFGSVISKVDVVFDQTLGLTLLQIVLDVHDSEQVVIWTNQINDFLETYRSEFNFEAVDVQSKGFQTVFSVEEMSAWFENTQDSETKWLFRLKQAHEKHDSYIGQILAVDTDSFTVRWNNRGQFRKTQLPKSKIQDIHTYFSLDEVPTIN; encoded by the coding sequence ATGTTGTGAAAGAAATTGTTAGAAGATAAATTTGGAAGTGTAATCTCCAAAGTTGACGTTGTTTTCGACCAAACTCTTGGTTTGACTTTGCTACAAATTGTTCTTGATGTTCACGACTCCGAACAAGTAGTGATATGGACAAATCAAATTAATGATTTTTTAGAAACATATCGTTCAGAATTTAACTTTGAAGCTGTTGATGTACAATCCAAAGGCTTTCAAACAGTCTTTAGTGTGGAGGAAATGTCTGCCTGGTTTGAAAATACGCAAGATAGTGAGACGAAATGGTTGTTCCGTTTAAAACAAGCACACGAGAAACACGATTCTTACATTGGTCAAATTCTTGCAGTGGACACAGACTCGTTTACGGTACGTTGAAACAATAGGGGACAATTCCGGAAAACGCAATTACCTAAAAGTAAAATTCAAGATATTCACACCTACTTTTCACTCGATGAAGTTCCAACAATTAATTAA